In Blattabacterium sp. DPU, the genomic window CATTTGATCATGATTGTCGTGAAGGTATTTGTGGAATGTGTTCTCTATATATTAATGGAAGAGCTCATGGGCCAGATAATTTAATTACTACTTGTCAACTTCATATGCGTCATTTTCATGAAGGAGAAACTATATATGTAGAACCTTGGAGAGCTAAACCTTTTCCTATAATTAAAGATCTTGTCGTTGATAGATCTTCTTTTGATAGAATTATTATATCAGGTGGATATATATCTGTGAATACATTTGGAAAAACAATAGATGGTAATATGATTCCAATTCCAAAAGATCAAGTAGATAAAGCTTTTGATGCTGCTACATGTATAGGTTGTGGAGCGTGTGTTGCGGCATGTAAAAATAGATCGGCAATGTTATTTGTTTCGGCAAAAGTTTCACAATTTGCTTTATTACCTCAAGGAAAGATAGAAAGAAAAAAAAGAGTTATAAATATGATCAATAAAATGGATGAAGAAGGATTTGGAAGTTGTACTAATACTAGAGCATGTGAAATTGAATGTCCAAAAGGAATATCCACGGAATATATTTCTTTAATGAATCGTGAATACATTCAATCATTTACCTTTTAAATTCTATTTTTTTTAATATGGAATATTTAGATTTTGAAAAACCAATACAAGAAATTCAAGATCAGTATATTAACTGTGTATTAATAGAAAAAAAAAGTGGAATAAATATGAAAGAGGTTTGCAATCAATTGCAATTTAAATTGGAAGAAACCATAAAAAAATTACACAGTAATCTTACTCCTTGGCAAAGAGTACAATTATCTAGACATCCAAATAGACCTTATACTTTAGATTATATACATTTCATAACAAAAAAAGGTTCTTTTATAGAATTACATGGAGATCGTCATTTTGGTGACGATAAAGCTATTGTAGGAGGATTTGGAAAAATAGAGGATTATACTTTTATGTTAATTGGAACTCAAAAAGGAAAAAATACTAAGGATAGACAGTATAGAAGATTTGGGATGCCTAATCCAGAAGGATATAGAAAAGCTTTGCGTCTTATGAAATTAGCAGAAAAATTTGAAAAACCTATTGTTACTTTTATTGACACGCCTGGAGCTTTTCCTGGAATTGAAGCCGAAGAAAGGGGGCAAGGAGAAGCTATTGGTAAAAATATCTATGAAATGATGTGTTTAAAAGTACCTATTATTGTTTTAATTATAGGAGAGGGAGCTAGTGGAGGAGCTTTAGGATTAGGAATAGGAGATAAGATTTCAATGATGGAAAATTCCTGGTTTTCTGTTATTTCTCCTGAAAGTTGTTCTACAATCCTTTGGGGAAATCGTGAAAATAAAGAAAAATCAGCAGAATCATTGAAATTAACAGCAGAAAATATGTATAAATTAAATCTTGTAGATGATGTAATTAAAGAACCTTTAGGAGGAGCTCATTTTTTTCCTGAAAAAGCTTACAAAATTGTAAAAAAACAAATTATTAAACATTATAAACAATTATCTGAAATTAATATCGAATCTCTTATTGAAGAGAGAAAAAATAAGTATATTTCTATTGGTTTTTTTGATGAATAAATTTTTAGCAACTCTATTCTAATTAACAGATTTTCTGTTTACTTCATCATATCACGTTTATTAAAATGATTTTATGAGTAATATTATACAGGAAAAAACAAAAAAATTTTGTTTTGATTCCATGAAAAAAAAAGGAAAAATTCCTCCTCAAGCATTAGATTTAGAAGAAGCTATAATAGGGGGAATTATGATTGATAAAAAAGGGTTAGATGAAGTTATTGATATACTTTTTCCCGAATTTTTTTATAAAAAAGAACATCAAGAAATATTTTTTGCAATACAAAAATTATATCACGATTCTAATCCTATAGATATATACACTGTTTTAAATGAACTCAAAAGAATAGGAAAACTGGAATCAATAGGAGGAGAATTATATTTGATTGAGTTAACACAAAAAGTTATTTCTTCTGCACATATAGAATATCATAGTCGTATCGTAATACAAAAATTTATTTTAAGAAAACTAATTAGTATATTTTCTAATGTTATTCAAGAATGTTATGAGGAAAATACAGATGTTTTTGATCTTTTAGATTATGCAGAATCAAAATTATTTGAAATTCATCAAAAATATTTAATAGAAAAAAAATATGAAACAACTCAATCTATAATACAAAAAGCTATCGATAAAATTAAAAAAACAGAAAAAGAAGGATTAAGTGGAATTTCTTCTGGATTTCATCAGTTGGATCATATTACTTCTGGATGGCAAAATTCTGATTTAATTATATTGGCTTCTAGACCTGGAATGGGAAAAACAACTTTTATGTTATCTATGGTAAAAAACATAGTTGTAGATCAAAAAATTCCAATTACAATTTTTTCATTAGAAATGTCTTCAATTCAGTTAATTACAAAATTAATCTCATCAGAAACTGGAATTTCTTCAGAAAAAATTAGAAAAGCTAATTTATCTCAATTAGACTGGAAACATTTATTACATAAAACAAAAAATTTGAAGAATGTCCCCTTATTGATAGATGATACTCCTTCTTTATCTATATTTAGTTTACGTGCAAAATGTCGGCGTTTAATATCTCAACATGGAATTAAATTGATATTTATAGATTATATGCAATTAATGGGGATTAATGATCATAATTATAAATTACAAAATAGAGAGCAAGAGATATCAGTTATTTCTAGAAGTTTAAAATCTATAGCTAAAGAATTAGATATTCCAATTATAGCTTTATCTCAACTATCTAGAGCAGTAGAAACAAGAGGAGGAAGCAAACGACCTATATTATCTGATTTACGGGAATCAGGAGCTATTGAACAAGATGCAGATATAGTTTTATTTATTTATAGACCTGAATATTATGGATTTAAAATTTGGGATTCGGATGAAAATAATGATTCTTGTATAGGACAAGCAGAAATTATAATAGCTAAGCATAGAAATGGGGGACTAGATAAATTTCGTATAAAATTTATAAGTGATCAGGCTAAATTTGCAAATTTAGAAGAAAAAAAAACTATTTCTTTATCTTGTGAAGAAGATTATAAAAAAAATTTTTTTATGTCTTCTCCTTATAATGATTTCGAAAATTCAGAATATAATAATGAAATCAATTTCAATAACGGAAATTATTTAGATGAAGATATTTAAAATAAAAAAGTAAAATTGAATTTTGAATGGTTTTTTTACAAAAAAACGATTTGGGAGGATTGTAGAAAAAATAAAACTCTTCGTATTATAGTCATAATAACACAAATAACAATAATTATTGCTTTAATTATTACGTTTTTAACTTTTTCTATAGGGTTTGGATTTAAAGAAATTATAAAAGAAAAACTATTAAATATAAGAGGACAAATTATAATACAAAAAAATACTCTAACAACAAATAATCGTTATTTTTCTGTAACGGAAAAAAATTTGTTACTCAGAAAATTTAGTAAAAAAAATTTAATTCAACAAATTCATGGAATTATAGAAAGTGACGTAATTGTTTCTACAAGTAGAAAAATAGATAGATATATATTTAAAGGTTTATATGAAGATTATAATCCTATTTTTTTTAAGTATTTTTTAATTACTGAAAATTTTTTTCGAAAAAAACTTCTATCTCATAAAAATGTTTTGTTATCTAAAAAAGTATCCTTATCATTAGGATTAAATGTTGGTTCCAACATCAGAATTGATTTTATTTCTTTTGATAAAAAAAAAATCCTATTATCATTTCTAAAAAATTTATAATTTCTGGTTTATATGAAACTGGAATACCAGAATTTGATGATGTATATATTATTGGAAATATAAAATCTATTCAAAAAATTTATGGATATGAAAAAAATTTAGTAGAAAAATTTGAAATTTTTGTATCCTATGATAATATCAAAAAAAGAATTTTTAATAAAGAATCCAAAGAACTTTTCTTTAATATTAATAATCATGATTTTGTAAAATGGATAAATATTTTTGACATAAATATTATTGTCATTAGCTT contains:
- a CDS encoding succinate dehydrogenase/fumarate reductase iron-sulfur subunit, whose amino-acid sequence is MEKLMNFKLKIWRQKNCEERGYFKTYQIHNISPNSSFLEMLDILNNKIICEKKDSSPISFDHDCREGICGMCSLYINGRAHGPDNLITTCQLHMRHFHEGETIYVEPWRAKPFPIIKDLVVDRSSFDRIIISGGYISVNTFGKTIDGNMIPIPKDQVDKAFDAATCIGCGACVAACKNRSAMLFVSAKVSQFALLPQGKIERKKRVINMINKMDEEGFGSCTNTRACEIECPKGISTEYISLMNREYIQSFTF
- a CDS encoding acetyl-CoA carboxylase carboxyltransferase subunit alpha; this encodes MEYLDFEKPIQEIQDQYINCVLIEKKSGINMKEVCNQLQFKLEETIKKLHSNLTPWQRVQLSRHPNRPYTLDYIHFITKKGSFIELHGDRHFGDDKAIVGGFGKIEDYTFMLIGTQKGKNTKDRQYRRFGMPNPEGYRKALRLMKLAEKFEKPIVTFIDTPGAFPGIEAEERGQGEAIGKNIYEMMCLKVPIIVLIIGEGASGGALGLGIGDKISMMENSWFSVISPESCSTILWGNRENKEKSAESLKLTAENMYKLNLVDDVIKEPLGGAHFFPEKAYKIVKKQIIKHYKQLSEINIESLIEERKNKYISIGFFDE
- the dnaB gene encoding replicative DNA helicase → MSNIIQEKTKKFCFDSMKKKGKIPPQALDLEEAIIGGIMIDKKGLDEVIDILFPEFFYKKEHQEIFFAIQKLYHDSNPIDIYTVLNELKRIGKLESIGGELYLIELTQKVISSAHIEYHSRIVIQKFILRKLISIFSNVIQECYEENTDVFDLLDYAESKLFEIHQKYLIEKKYETTQSIIQKAIDKIKKTEKEGLSGISSGFHQLDHITSGWQNSDLIILASRPGMGKTTFMLSMVKNIVVDQKIPITIFSLEMSSIQLITKLISSETGISSEKIRKANLSQLDWKHLLHKTKNLKNVPLLIDDTPSLSIFSLRAKCRRLISQHGIKLIFIDYMQLMGINDHNYKLQNREQEISVISRSLKSIAKELDIPIIALSQLSRAVETRGGSKRPILSDLRESGAIEQDADIVLFIYRPEYYGFKIWDSDENNDSCIGQAEIIIAKHRNGGLDKFRIKFISDQAKFANLEEKKTISLSCEEDYKKNFFMSSPYNDFENSEYNNEINFNNGNYLDEDI